One window of Clostridiales bacterium genomic DNA carries:
- a CDS encoding TIGR00282 family metallophosphoesterase, giving the protein MVRVLFIGDIYGNLGRKTLKKYIADIKREKNADFCIVNGENSASGRGITYAIASEFYKLGVDCITLGNHTWGKNDILNFIDDDAKMVRPANYPIGSPGQGSRVIENDKGLKIGVVNVLGRVYMDGVDCPFKAIEREVSYLKKFVKVVIVDVHAEATSEKCAIAWDFDGKVSAILGTHTHVQTSDERILPFGTAFLTDVGMTGPYDGVIGVDRNIIIKRLKTAMPQKFESATGLSQLNGVCLDIDENTGKAMAIERISYKALDVK; this is encoded by the coding sequence ATGGTAAGGGTACTATTTATAGGAGATATTTATGGGAATTTAGGTAGAAAGACGCTAAAAAAATACATAGCGGATATAAAAAGAGAAAAAAATGCGGATTTTTGTATTGTAAATGGAGAAAATTCGGCAAGTGGAAGAGGGATAACTTACGCTATTGCATCTGAGTTTTATAAGTTGGGTGTTGACTGTATAACTCTAGGAAATCACACGTGGGGAAAAAATGATATATTAAATTTCATAGATGACGATGCAAAGATGGTTCGTCCTGCAAATTATCCAATAGGGTCACCTGGCCAAGGAAGTAGGGTTATAGAAAATGATAAAGGTTTAAAAATAGGGGTTGTTAATGTATTAGGTAGAGTATATATGGATGGAGTCGATTGCCCATTTAAGGCGATAGAAAGAGAAGTGTCTTATCTAAAAAAGTTTGTCAAGGTAGTTATTGTTGATGTACATGCGGAAGCCACCTCGGAAAAGTGTGCGATAGCATGGGATTTCGACGGTAAAGTTAGTGCGATATTGGGTACGCATACGCATGTGCAGACATCAGACGAAAGAATACTTCCTTTTGGTACAGCATTTTTAACAGATGTAGGTATGACAGGTCCGTATGATGGGGTAATAGGTGTTGATAGGAACATAATAATAAAAAGGCTTAAGACAGCAATGCCGCAAAAATTTGAATCAGCGACAGGGTTATCTCAGCTAAACGGAGTGTGTTTAGATATAGATGAAAATACAGGTAAAGCTATGGCTATAGAAAGGATTAGTTATAAGGCTTTAGATGTGAAATAG
- the thiI gene encoding tRNA 4-thiouridine(8) synthase ThiI, producing the protein MKKIILVRCGEILLKGLNRSVFEDKLIKNIKRSLYGLGVIKVRKSQSRIYVEPESDEYDFDLAVDRLKRVFGIVSLSIVFKVDTNFDVIKDRVLDIVNIILKENNYKTFKVETKRGDKSFPMTSQEISCEIGGVILDHHNDLVVDVSDPDFVVYLEVREDTYIYSEKIDASGGMPTGTSGKAMLLLSGGIDSPVAGYSIAKRGVEIEAVHFYSYPYTSQRAKDKVIELAKIVAKYCHGIKLHIVPFTDIQLEINDKCPQQEMTIIMRRMMMRIAEKIAVKDEATALITGESIGQVASQTMSGLYVTDRVVQMPVFRPLIGMDKNEVIDIARKIGTFDTSILPYEDCCTVFVAKHPNTKPKLNKIEKFEEVLDIGNLVSKAVDAIEVIEVKG; encoded by the coding sequence ATGAAAAAGATTATATTAGTAAGATGCGGAGAAATTTTGTTAAAAGGTTTAAATAGGTCAGTGTTTGAGGACAAACTTATTAAGAATATAAAGAGATCCTTGTACGGGCTTGGTGTTATAAAGGTAAGAAAATCTCAATCTAGAATATATGTAGAACCAGAGTCAGATGAGTATGATTTTGATTTGGCAGTAGATAGACTAAAAAGAGTATTTGGTATAGTATCGCTTAGCATAGTATTTAAAGTAGATACAAATTTTGATGTTATAAAAGATAGAGTTTTAGATATAGTAAACATAATATTAAAAGAGAACAACTATAAAACATTTAAAGTTGAGACAAAGAGGGGAGATAAGAGCTTTCCTATGACGTCACAAGAGATAAGTTGTGAAATAGGGGGAGTTATACTAGATCATCATAATGATTTGGTTGTTGATGTTAGTGATCCAGATTTTGTAGTGTATCTAGAGGTAAGAGAGGATACATATATATATAGTGAAAAAATAGATGCAAGTGGAGGGATGCCAACTGGGACAAGCGGAAAAGCTATGCTATTGCTGTCAGGTGGAATTGATAGTCCTGTTGCAGGATATAGTATTGCAAAAAGAGGAGTTGAGATAGAGGCTGTTCATTTTTATAGTTATCCCTACACAAGTCAAAGAGCAAAGGACAAGGTAATAGAGCTTGCTAAAATAGTTGCAAAGTACTGTCATGGCATAAAATTACACATAGTCCCATTTACAGATATACAATTGGAGATAAATGATAAGTGTCCACAACAAGAGATGACAATAATAATGCGTCGTATGATGATGCGTATTGCAGAAAAAATTGCAGTTAAGGATGAGGCAACTGCATTAATTACAGGGGAGAGTATAGGGCAGGTTGCAAGTCAAACAATGAGTGGGTTATATGTAACTGATAGAGTAGTACAAATGCCAGTATTTAGGCCGTTAATAGGTATGGATAAAAATGAAGTGATAGATATAGCTAGAAAAATAGGTACATTTGATACATCGATATTGCCGTATGAGGATTGTTGTACGGTTTTTGTCGCGAAGCATCCTAATACTAAACCTAAGCTTAATAAAATAGAAAAATTTGAAGAGGTACTAGATATAGGAAATCTCGTATCAAAGGCAGTAGATGCTATAGAGGTAATAGAGGTAAAAGGGTAA
- the lon gene encoding endopeptidase La, with product MSEMKKCFKKHLLPLLPLRGLTVFPNMILHFDVGRKKSVQALEEAVINDQLIFLVTQKDAKNEDPGPEDIYKIGTISKVKQLLKLPGDTIRVLVEGVCRAHISKIKQYEPFFMAELVERKVYDEMSFETEALRRKLISVFEEYAKFNSKISQDVLLSILLIEDNSELTDVISANLLLNIDEKQKILEEFVIKDRMELLIEIILKEIEIMDIEKDISIKVKKQMEKTQKEYYLREQMKAIQKELGDKDGILGEVAEYQEKMKERNLPEEVTKKVNKELDRLTKMLPGSAEGTVIRSYLDWVLDVPWDVETKEIVDIKRAENILNEDHYGLEKVKERVLEYLAVRELKKDLKGPILCLVGPPGVGKTSIAKSIAKALNKKYVRIALGGVKDEAEIRGHRRTYVGAMPGRIVTAIKQAGSMNPLVLLDEIDKMSSDYRGSPSWAMLEVLDGEQNNTFRDHFMELDIDLSKVMFVTTANSLETVDKPLLDRMEVVELSSYVEEEKIEIAQRYLFPKQILANGLEKYTIKYDKDVIRDIITYYTKEAGVRNLERSIARICRKIAKKIIETNQKTITISTTNLEKFLGKKIYRSDKIDLKNRVGVVRGLAWTPVGGDTLEVEVNIMPGKGNVELTGKLGDVMKESAKAAISCIRSRIDEFDIDKDFYSKYDIHIHVPEGAIPKDGPSAGVTIATSVLSALMNVPVKRTVAMTGEITLRGRVLPIGGLKEKVIAAYKAGITEVIIPLDNKKDIDDIPENIRKKIRFIMADNIDTVFKHALVRINYRNSLDIKNSIMGSETITIKPEETVLV from the coding sequence ATGTCGGAGATGAAAAAATGTTTTAAGAAACATTTACTACCATTGCTCCCCTTAAGAGGGCTAACAGTTTTTCCTAATATGATTTTACACTTCGATGTTGGCAGAAAAAAATCTGTACAGGCATTAGAAGAGGCAGTTATAAATGATCAATTAATTTTCCTTGTAACACAAAAAGATGCAAAGAATGAAGATCCTGGACCTGAGGATATATATAAAATAGGAACCATATCAAAAGTAAAACAATTATTGAAATTGCCCGGAGATACAATAAGAGTATTAGTTGAAGGAGTGTGTCGTGCACATATATCGAAGATCAAACAATATGAACCGTTTTTTATGGCAGAGTTAGTGGAGAGAAAAGTATATGATGAGATGTCATTTGAAACTGAAGCTTTAAGACGCAAATTAATTAGTGTATTTGAGGAATACGCAAAATTTAACAGTAAAATATCGCAAGATGTTTTGTTGTCAATATTGTTAATAGAAGATAATAGCGAGCTAACAGATGTTATATCAGCGAATTTATTACTTAATATAGATGAAAAACAAAAGATATTAGAGGAATTTGTTATAAAAGATAGAATGGAGCTTTTAATAGAAATTATACTAAAAGAGATTGAAATAATGGATATAGAAAAAGATATATCTATAAAAGTAAAAAAACAGATGGAAAAAACACAGAAAGAATATTATTTGCGCGAGCAGATGAAGGCGATTCAAAAGGAATTAGGAGATAAAGATGGAATTTTAGGAGAAGTGGCAGAGTACCAAGAAAAAATGAAAGAAAGAAATCTTCCTGAAGAGGTTACAAAGAAAGTCAACAAGGAGTTAGATAGATTGACTAAGATGTTACCTGGTTCAGCTGAAGGAACTGTGATAAGAAGTTATCTAGATTGGGTGTTAGATGTTCCGTGGGATGTTGAAACAAAGGAGATTGTTGATATAAAAAGAGCAGAGAATATATTAAATGAAGATCATTATGGATTGGAAAAAGTAAAGGAGAGAGTGCTTGAGTATTTAGCTGTTAGAGAGTTAAAAAAAGATTTAAAAGGTCCTATATTGTGTTTAGTTGGACCACCTGGAGTAGGTAAAACATCAATAGCCAAATCAATAGCTAAGGCACTTAATAAAAAATATGTTCGGATAGCATTAGGCGGGGTTAAGGATGAGGCAGAGATACGAGGACACAGACGTACTTACGTTGGTGCTATGCCAGGAAGAATTGTAACAGCAATAAAACAGGCCGGATCGATGAATCCTCTTGTGTTGTTAGATGAGATAGATAAAATGAGTAGTGATTATAGAGGATCACCTTCTTGGGCAATGCTTGAAGTGCTGGATGGAGAACAAAATAACACATTCAGAGATCACTTTATGGAACTAGACATAGATTTATCTAAAGTTATGTTTGTTACAACAGCTAATTCATTAGAGACAGTGGACAAGCCGTTATTAGATAGAATGGAAGTTGTTGAATTGTCTAGCTATGTTGAGGAAGAGAAAATAGAAATTGCACAAAGATATTTGTTCCCAAAGCAAATATTGGCAAATGGTTTGGAAAAGTATACAATAAAGTATGATAAGGATGTTATAAGAGATATAATAACTTATTATACAAAAGAAGCTGGAGTTAGAAACCTAGAGAGAAGTATTGCAAGAATATGCAGAAAGATTGCTAAAAAGATAATAGAGACAAATCAGAAAACAATAACAATATCAACAACTAATTTGGAAAAATTCTTAGGAAAGAAAATTTATAGAAGCGATAAAATAGATTTGAAAAATCGAGTTGGAGTGGTTAGAGGATTAGCGTGGACACCAGTTGGTGGTGATACATTAGAAGTAGAAGTAAACATAATGCCTGGAAAAGGTAATGTTGAATTAACAGGGAAATTAGGGGATGTGATGAAGGAGTCAGCAAAGGCGGCGATTAGTTGCATAAGATCACGAATAGATGAATTTGATATAGATAAGGATTTCTACAGTAAATATGACATACACATACATGTGCCAGAGGGAGCTATACCAAAAGATGGGCCATCAGCAGGAGTTACAATAGCAACATCAGTTTTGTCGGCTCTTATGAATGTTCCAGTAAAAAGAACAGTTGCAATGACAGGAGAAATAACACTAAGAGGAAGAGTATTGCCGATAGGTGGATTGAAGGAAAAGGTTATAGCAGCGTATAAAGCAGGTATAACAGAAGTTATAATTCCTTTAGATAATAAAAAAGATATAGATGATATACCGGAGAATATAAGGAAAAAGATACGATTTATTATGGCAGATAATATAGATACAGTATTTAAACATGCATTAGTTAGAATAAATTATAGAAATAGTTTAGATATAAAAAATAGTATAATGGGATCAGAAACTATTACAATTAAGCCAGAGGAGACAGTATTAGTTTAG
- a CDS encoding ankyrin repeat domain-containing protein, which produces MYSTRRGFNNQLSVNDPNLNLAFYAALSNNLDLLHKSIELGEDLNVKDDYGLTPLHMATFGSFELVKCLVENGANVNAVNIHGYTPLFYSLYYNDTNLCRFLIDHGAKIDIRNRFGETPLYLATYLNNISGVRLLARLGADVNIMDDRGVCPMILALNMKNCNMLRCLARLGANINVLSKKGFTPLNMSIREKNLKLTHYLIKKGALIYDKDIFGASRKYLKVLSKSKNPENLKIIIKISLQLKDAPLLVSCLKKYYHDISRFSIQRVPFHLGNTEVNKGLNSLNLSLDKINEAKTFIHKLSTNYAYNTMKKMYLDPDNNLSVKEKDAIDTILLAIKNFKLDVDALSNTTIIDSFVLPARSMQKNQNNPSLST; this is translated from the coding sequence ATGTATAGTACAAGAAGAGGGTTTAACAATCAACTATCTGTAAATGATCCAAATTTAAATTTAGCTTTTTATGCTGCTCTAAGTAACAACCTAGATTTATTACATAAATCAATTGAACTTGGTGAAGATCTTAATGTCAAAGATGACTACGGCTTAACACCACTTCATATGGCTACATTCGGAAGCTTTGAACTAGTCAAATGTCTAGTTGAAAATGGAGCCAATGTAAACGCTGTAAATATTCATGGGTATACTCCTTTGTTTTATTCTTTGTATTATAATGATACCAATCTTTGTAGATTTTTGATTGATCATGGTGCAAAAATTGATATACGAAATAGATTTGGTGAAACCCCGTTATACCTTGCCACCTACCTTAACAACATATCTGGTGTTAGGCTTTTAGCCCGTCTTGGCGCCGATGTAAATATTATGGATGATAGAGGTGTATGTCCTATGATTCTTGCTTTAAATATGAAAAATTGCAACATGCTTCGTTGTTTGGCAAGGCTTGGTGCTAATATAAATGTACTAAGCAAAAAGGGATTCACTCCTCTTAATATGTCTATACGTGAAAAAAATCTAAAACTTACCCACTATCTTATAAAAAAAGGAGCTTTAATCTATGATAAAGACATATTTGGTGCATCCCGCAAATATTTAAAAGTATTATCTAAAAGCAAAAATCCAGAAAATTTAAAAATCATAATAAAAATATCTTTACAACTAAAAGATGCACCTTTACTTGTGTCTTGTCTTAAGAAATACTATCATGACATTAGTAGATTTTCTATTCAAAGAGTTCCATTCCACCTTGGCAATACTGAAGTTAACAAAGGTTTAAATAGTCTTAATCTTTCTTTGGATAAAATAAACGAAGCTAAAACATTTATACATAAATTATCAACTAATTATGCTTATAACACGATGAAAAAAATGTACTTAGATCCAGACAACAATCTTTCTGTAAAAGAAAAAGATGCTATTGATACAATATTACTAGCCATTAAAAATTTTAAACTTGACGTCGATGCTCTATCAAACACAACCATTATAGATTCATTTGTTTTACCTGCTCGATCTATGCAAAAAAATCAAAATAATCCATCTTTATCTACGTGA
- a CDS encoding single-stranded DNA-binding protein encodes MNESTVANNTVTVLGKIASPLEPNHEFYGEKFYKFMLNINRLSDSSDTIPVTISERLIPINNLEVGTNLKIIGQFRSYNNQDGENNRLILTVFAREVEILDEGTKHYNPNQIFLDGFLCKPPIYRVTPFGREISDLILAVNRQYNRSDYIPCIAWGRNARYCEKLQVGNRIKLWGRIQSRNYQKKNSDGNVLSKTAYEVSISKMEVVEK; translated from the coding sequence ATGAACGAAAGTACAGTCGCTAATAACACTGTAACTGTTTTAGGAAAAATTGCCTCACCTCTAGAACCTAATCATGAATTCTATGGAGAAAAATTTTATAAATTTATGCTAAACATAAACCGGTTGAGCGATAGTTCTGATACTATCCCTGTTACAATATCTGAAAGACTAATTCCAATAAATAACCTGGAAGTTGGTACAAATTTAAAAATAATCGGTCAATTTAGATCTTATAATAATCAAGATGGCGAGAATAACAGACTTATTCTTACTGTTTTCGCAAGAGAAGTTGAAATCTTGGATGAAGGGACAAAACATTATAATCCAAATCAAATATTTTTAGATGGTTTTTTATGCAAACCTCCAATATATAGGGTTACACCTTTTGGTAGAGAAATTAGTGATTTAATACTTGCAGTAAATAGACAATACAACAGATCTGACTACATACCATGCATAGCATGGGGTAGGAATGCCAGATACTGCGAAAAACTACAAGTTGGAAATCGAATAAAATTATGGGGACGAATCCAATCTAGAAATTATCAAAAAAAGAACTCCGACGGAAACGTTCTCTCTAAAACTGCTTATGAAGTATCTATATCTAAGATGGAAGTAGTTGAAAAATAA
- a CDS encoding DUF1292 domain-containing protein gives MSEERDDILVLIDEKGEEVEFEYLDTIEMDNNEYAVLLPVDDEDEDEEAETEEVVILKLDKDDNGEDSFVSVDDEAELQKVFAVFKKKVQEQYNFED, from the coding sequence ATGAGTGAAGAGAGAGATGATATTCTCGTATTGATTGATGAAAAAGGAGAAGAAGTAGAATTTGAGTATCTAGACACAATTGAAATGGACAATAATGAATATGCAGTTTTATTGCCAGTTGATGATGAAGATGAAGACGAAGAAGCAGAGACAGAAGAAGTTGTTATTTTAAAGCTAGATAAAGATGATAACGGGGAAGATTCTTTTGTCAGTGTTGATGATGAGGCTGAACTTCAAAAAGTGTTTGCTGTATTCAAAAAGAAAGTTCAAGAGCAGTACAATTTTGAGGATTAA
- the sigK gene encoding RNA polymerase sporulation sigma factor SigK, with the protein MFGFLVSYINWILHSGVLLLGYVKTSNSFPAPLNSDEEKKYLLLFKDGDITSKNILIEHNLRLVAHIVKKYCSNPNEIDDYISIGTIGLIKAITSFEIDKGTKLATYAARCIENEILMHIRASKKFGNDVYLEDPIGTDKDGNIIDFMEIVRCDEPDIFSKVELKLKIKNLYSKMRQILKHRERIIIELRYGLYNGNSKTQIEIANLLGISRSYVSRIEKKALNKLLRELEKE; encoded by the coding sequence TTGTTTGGCTTTCTAGTTTCGTACATCAATTGGATACTACACAGTGGCGTATTACTTTTAGGATATGTTAAAACTAGCAATTCTTTTCCTGCACCTCTTAACAGCGATGAAGAAAAAAAATATTTGCTACTGTTTAAAGATGGTGACATTACTTCAAAAAATATCTTGATAGAACACAACTTAAGACTAGTAGCACATATAGTAAAAAAATATTGCTCAAATCCGAACGAAATCGACGATTACATATCAATAGGGACAATAGGTCTAATAAAGGCTATAACTTCATTTGAAATAGACAAAGGAACAAAACTTGCGACGTACGCTGCCCGATGCATAGAAAATGAAATTCTAATGCACATACGTGCCTCAAAAAAGTTTGGTAACGATGTCTACTTAGAAGACCCCATTGGCACTGACAAAGACGGTAACATAATAGACTTTATGGAGATCGTTCGCTGCGATGAACCAGATATTTTCTCTAAAGTAGAATTAAAACTTAAAATAAAAAATCTTTACTCAAAAATGAGACAAATACTAAAACATAGAGAACGTATCATAATAGAACTACGCTATGGGTTATACAATGGCAATAGTAAAACTCAAATTGAAATTGCAAACCTGCTTGGAATATCTCGCTCGTACGTATCTCGTATCGAAAAAAAAGCCCTTAATAAATTATTGCGCGAACTAGAAAAAGAATGA
- a CDS encoding cysteine desulfurase — MQEIYFDNGATTKPCSEVVDVMVDKFNNTYGNSSALHKKGMEAEYVLKDARSAIAETLRASAKEIIFTSGGTESNNFAIKGFLKRNRGRHIITTKIEHPSVLEVFRYMETLGYRVDYLDVLSNGTVDLNKFRGSICEDTSLISVMYVNNETGAIQPIQEIIDIKNEIKPDIKVHVDAVQAYGKLDINLNKLRVDMMSISSHKIHGPKGVGCLFVREGVKISPCMLGGGQENGLRSGTENVPSIAGFAKACEIMYANINLNYEKLKGLKETFLHELSKTDVECEIISPEDGLPYILNVAFLNTKSEVMLHHLEDRGIYVSTGSACSEKRKKYSHVLMAMGKRQQVIDGAIRFSFSHFNTEEEVKKTVAIIREIIPYIYIKRGGKNRR, encoded by the coding sequence ATGCAAGAAATATATTTTGATAATGGAGCTACTACAAAGCCTTGTAGTGAGGTAGTTGATGTTATGGTAGATAAATTTAATAATACATATGGTAATTCATCTGCATTGCACAAAAAAGGTATGGAGGCTGAGTATGTATTAAAGGATGCAAGATCGGCGATTGCTGAAACCTTGCGTGCTAGTGCTAAAGAGATAATATTTACATCTGGTGGAACTGAGTCAAATAATTTTGCAATAAAGGGATTTCTTAAAAGAAATAGAGGAAGGCATATAATAACTACAAAGATAGAACATCCATCTGTGTTGGAAGTGTTTAGGTATATGGAAACTTTGGGTTATAGAGTAGATTATCTGGATGTTTTAAGTAATGGCACAGTGGATTTAAATAAATTTAGAGGTAGCATATGTGAAGATACAAGCCTAATAAGTGTGATGTATGTCAATAATGAAACAGGTGCTATACAACCCATACAAGAGATAATTGATATAAAAAATGAGATTAAGCCCGATATAAAAGTACATGTTGATGCGGTGCAGGCTTATGGTAAACTAGATATCAATTTAAACAAACTAAGAGTTGACATGATGTCGATTAGTTCGCATAAGATACATGGCCCAAAGGGAGTAGGTTGCCTTTTTGTAAGGGAAGGGGTAAAGATTAGTCCATGTATGCTAGGCGGAGGGCAGGAAAATGGCCTACGTTCAGGAACAGAGAATGTTCCATCCATTGCAGGATTTGCAAAAGCCTGTGAAATAATGTATGCTAATATAAATCTTAATTATGAGAAACTTAAGGGACTAAAAGAGACCTTTTTGCATGAGTTATCAAAAACGGATGTTGAGTGTGAGATTATATCGCCAGAAGATGGATTACCATATATATTAAATGTTGCATTTTTGAATACAAAATCAGAGGTAATGTTACATCATTTAGAAGACAGAGGAATTTATGTGTCAACAGGGAGTGCGTGTTCTGAAAAAAGAAAGAAATATAGTCATGTATTGATGGCTATGGGAAAGAGACAGCAGGTAATAGATGGAGCTATAAGATTTAGCTTTTCACACTTTAACACGGAAGAAGAAGTGAAAAAAACAGTGGCTATAATAAGAGAGATTATACCGTATATTTATATAAAACGTGGGGGAAAGAATAGAAGATGA
- the ruvX gene encoding Holliday junction resolvase RuvX, protein MRILGIDFGEARIGVAVSDPFGWTAQGIKTIHWKNDINCPIEEIIEIINEYSIEKVVVGMPKNFNNTLGERARRTYEFISVLKDSINPDIDVEEWDERCSTICAMNTLNDMCVPGRKKRGLIDKVAAVHILQNYLDYISNNKV, encoded by the coding sequence ATGAGGATATTGGGAATAGATTTTGGAGAAGCAAGAATTGGAGTGGCTGTTAGTGATCCGTTTGGATGGACAGCGCAGGGGATAAAGACAATACATTGGAAGAATGACATAAATTGTCCGATAGAAGAGATAATAGAAATAATAAATGAATATAGTATAGAGAAAGTAGTTGTAGGTATGCCTAAAAATTTTAATAATACATTGGGAGAGAGAGCACGTCGTACCTATGAGTTTATTTCTGTTTTAAAGGATAGTATAAATCCTGATATTGATGTAGAAGAGTGGGATGAAAGATGTTCTACGATATGCGCCATGAATACACTAAATGATATGTGTGTGCCAGGGCGAAAGAAGCGAGGGCTAATAGATAAGGTGGCAGCAGTGCATATTTTGCAAAATTATTTAGACTATATTTCGAATAATAAGGTATAA
- the rny gene encoding ribonuclease Y, whose protein sequence is MIVLFIGLIILITILKYIWNFRFSKGFKEGIEERKKREAEDLANAESGAAKIISEAERMAENKKRELLIEAKEEIQKCRVEIEKEVKERRGELQQQEKRLIQKEEMLDKKMEAVEQKEAIADQKALEIEEKQIEILKIEEQRVRELERISKLSVDDARAYLLNKVENEMKYETAMLIKDIETKAKLEADRRAKTIVANAIQKCAVDHASQVTVSTVTLPNDEMKGRIIGREGRNIRALETLTGVDIIIDDTPEAVVLSGFDPVRREVARIALEKLILDGRIHPARIEEMVIKAKEEVDEFIRQEGDRATFETGVNSIHPEIVKLLGRLRFRASYGQNVLNHSIEVAHLSGLMAEELGLDVSLAKRAGLLHDIGKAVDHEIEGSHVTIGGDIAKKYGENDLIVNAILSHHGDIEPTSVIGVIVQAADSISAGRPGARKETLETYVKRLEKLEEIVTSFEGVEKCYAVQAGREIRIMVKPDEVSDIEMVIIARNIVKRIEDELDYPGQIKVNVIREMRAIEYAN, encoded by the coding sequence ATGATAGTGTTATTTATAGGGTTAATTATTTTAATTACAATATTGAAATATATTTGGAATTTTAGATTTAGTAAAGGTTTTAAAGAGGGAATAGAAGAGAGAAAAAAAAGAGAAGCAGAGGATTTAGCCAATGCTGAGAGTGGGGCAGCAAAGATTATTAGTGAAGCTGAAAGAATGGCAGAGAATAAAAAAAGAGAGCTCCTTATAGAGGCAAAGGAAGAAATTCAAAAGTGCAGAGTAGAAATTGAAAAAGAAGTAAAAGAACGTCGTGGAGAGTTACAGCAGCAGGAGAAGAGACTAATCCAGAAAGAAGAAATGTTAGATAAAAAGATGGAGGCAGTCGAACAAAAGGAAGCAATTGCAGATCAAAAAGCTTTAGAAATTGAGGAAAAACAGATTGAAATATTAAAAATTGAAGAACAAAGAGTGCGTGAGCTTGAACGTATTTCAAAGCTTTCTGTTGATGATGCGCGTGCATATCTTTTAAATAAGGTAGAAAATGAGATGAAATACGAAACAGCCATGCTTATAAAAGATATAGAGACAAAAGCTAAGTTGGAGGCAGATAGAAGAGCTAAAACAATTGTGGCTAATGCGATACAAAAGTGTGCTGTTGATCATGCGTCTCAGGTTACTGTTTCTACAGTTACGTTACCAAATGATGAAATGAAGGGAAGGATAATTGGTAGGGAAGGTAGAAATATAAGAGCGTTAGAGACATTAACAGGGGTAGATATTATAATAGATGATACGCCAGAGGCTGTTGTATTATCGGGGTTTGATCCTGTTAGAAGAGAAGTAGCAAGAATTGCTCTAGAAAAGCTTATACTTGACGGAAGGATTCATCCGGCCAGAATAGAAGAAATGGTGATTAAAGCCAAGGAAGAAGTAGATGAGTTTATTAGACAGGAAGGGGATAGGGCTACATTTGAGACCGGTGTTAACTCTATACATCCTGAGATAGTAAAGTTACTTGGAAGACTTAGGTTTAGAGCAAGTTATGGTCAGAATGTGTTGAATCATTCAATAGAGGTTGCGCATTTGTCCGGTCTTATGGCAGAGGAATTAGGTTTGGATGTTTCGTTAGCGAAGAGAGCTGGTTTGTTGCATGATATAGGTAAGGCAGTTGATCATGAAATAGAGGGATCTCATGTTACAATTGGTGGAGATATTGCTAAGAAATATGGTGAGAACGATCTTATTGTGAATGCTATATTGTCGCACCATGGAGATATTGAGCCAACATCTGTAATTGGAGTAATTGTACAGGCTGCAGATTCAATTTCGGCAGGAAGACCTGGTGCTAGAAAAGAAACATTGGAGACTTACGTTAAGAGGTTAGAAAAGTTAGAAGAGATAGTAACATCATTTGAAGGTGTAGAGAAATGTTATGCGGTACAAGCAGGAAGAGAAATAAGAATAATGGTTAAACCAGATGAAGTGTCAGATATAGAGATGGTTATAATAGCTCGAAATATTGTAAAGAGAATAGAGGATGAGTTAGATTACCCAGGACAAATAAAAGTGAATGTTATAAGAGAAATGCGTGCAATTGAATATGCAAATTAA